One Vanessa atalanta chromosome 8, ilVanAtal1.2, whole genome shotgun sequence genomic window carries:
- the LOC125065744 gene encoding eukaryotic translation initiation factor 3 subunit B — translation MAKKKGDEKVNQTPQSDNEEQNFDEEPNFEDPEGFVDDITDEELLADLLEQKPKESDGYENVIIVDGCPQVGPERLEKLQSVINKIFSKFGKIVNEYYPTTETGVTTGYIFLEYSNPQNAAEAVQATNNCKLDKQHTFLVNLFTDFKKYSDIPKEWEPPAPQPFKVQSDLQWYLMDPDAYDQFLVGIGTGVALQVWQNTLPEPIVLQERPNWTETYAVWSPLGTYLATFHWRGVALWAGPKFSQFQKFYHPEARFISFSPCENYIVTFSPNSDRGDDKKLIIWDIRTGQEKRSFPPPEEYVTWPIFRWSKDDRFFARLGADMLSVYETPSFGLLDKKSIKIPGIRDFCWSPTDNVLAYWVAEDKDVPARVTLLELPNRTEIRSKNLFSVADCKIHWQKSGDYLCVKVDRYSKVKKDKNEIKYSGMYYNFEIFHMREKEIPVDSVEIKEPIQAFAWEPIGSKFSIIHGDAANNCISFYQVNTGQAPTLLKKLDRTFNHLFWSPMGQFIVLANLGLTGGALAFVDTNDFTIMNISDHYQVSGIEWDPTGRYVVTGVSSLKCKMDCGYYLWSFQGKIIRRVMKEGFAQFLWRPRPPTLLSEKQQKEIKKNLKKYYSQFESKDRMRSSKASKELVAKRTEQMKKYVEYRELKAREWAEQKPRRLELRNYVDTDGLDTDPTNTVEEVIEFFIKEEQTVIE, via the exons ATGGCAAAGAAAAAAGGCGACGAGAAAGTGAATCAAACACCTCAAAGTGATAATGAGGAACAGAATTTTGACGAAGAGCCCAATTTTGAGGATCCCGAGGGATTCGTAGATGACATAACTGATGAGG AACTGTTGGCAGACCTCTTGGAACAGAAGCCGAAGGAGTCTGACGGTTATGAAAATGTGATAATCGTCGACGGCTGCCCTCAAGTCGGGCCTGAGCGTCTGGAAAAACTCCAGAGTGTAATAAATAAGATCTTTAGCAAGTTTGGGAAAATCGTCAACGAGTATTATCCAACCACCGAAACGGGAGTCACAACGGGCTACATTTTCCTAGAATACAGCAATCCCCAGAATGCCGCTGAAGCTGTACAAGCcactaataattgtaaattagatAAACAACATACATTTTTGGTGAACCTTTTCACTGATTTTAAAAA GTATTCAGATATTCCTAAAGAATGGGAGCCACCAGCACCTCAGCCGTTCAAAGTGCAGTCGGACCTGCAATGGTATCTCATGGACCCAGATGCTTACGACCAGTTCCTTGTGGGCATTGGCACTGGGGTTGCGCTACAAGTGTGGCAGAACACCTTACCAGAGCCTATAGTGTTACAGGAGCGGCCG AACTGGACGGAAACATATGCAGTATGGTCACCCCTTGGTACATATTTGGCTACATTCCATTGGCGAGGAGTGGCCTTATGGGCTGGCCCCAAGTTCAGTCAGTTTCAAAAGTTCTACCATCCTGAGGCGAGATTCATATCCTTCTCACCATGTGAGAACTATATTGTTACCTTTTCACCAAACAGTGACAGAGGTGATGATAAGAAACTCATTATTTGGGATATTAG AACAGGACAGGAAAAGCGTTCATTCCCTCCACCCGAGGAATATGTGACGTGGCCAATATTCCGTTGGAGTAAGGATGATCGTTTCTTTGCTCGTCTGGGTGCTGACATGCTTTCTGTGTACGAGACCCCCAGTTTTGGTCTGCTAGATaagaaatctattaaaatacctGGTATTAG AGACTTCTGTTGGTCACCAACTGACAATGTCCTAGCGTACTGGGTAGCTGAAGATAAGGACGTGCCTGCGCGTGTCACACTTCTAGAACTCCCCAATCGCACTGAAATACGTTCTAAAAATCTCTTCTCTGTAGCCGACTGCAAAATACATTGGCAGAAGAGTGGTGATTATCTCTGTGTCAAAGTAGACCGTTACTCTAAAGTCAAGAAAGACAAGAACGAAATTAAATACTCTGGAATGTACTATAACTTTGAAATATTCCATATGAGAGAAAAAGAGATTCCCGTCGACTCTGTGGAAATAAAGGAGCCCATTCAAGCTTTTGCTTGGGAACCAATTGGCTCCAAATTCTCAATCATTCACGGTGATGCTgcaaataattgtataagtttCTATCAAGTGAACACTGGTCAAGCTCCGACACTGTTGAAAAAACTGGACAGAACGTTTAATCATCTGTTCTGGTCTCCGATGGGGCAGTTCATTGTGTTAGCCAACCTTGGGCTCACTGGCGGAGCTTTGGCCTTTGTGGACACCAACGACTTTACCATCATGAATATATCTGACCATTACCag GTATCGGGCATAGAATGGGATCCAACAGGTCGCTACGTTGTGACTGGAGTGTCGTCACTCAAGTGCAAGATGGACTGTGGATACTATCTGTGGTCCTTCCAGGGCAAGATCATTCGAAG AGTGATGAAGGAAGGCTTCGCCCAGTTCTTGTGGCGACCGCGACCGCCTACTCTACTGTCGGAGAAGCAGCAGAAGGAGATTAAGAAGAACCTCAAGAAGTACTACTCGCAGTTCGAGTCCAAGGACCGCATGCGTAGCAGCAAGGCCAGCAAG GAGCTGGTGGCGAAGCGCACGGAGCAGATGAAGAAGTACGTGGAGTACCGCGAGCTGAAGGCGCGCGAGTGGGCCGAGCAGAAGCCGCGCCGGCTCGAGCTCAGGAACT ATGTAGACACGGACGGTCTCGACACGGACCCGACGAACACTGTGGAGGAGGTTATAGAATTCTTTATTAAAGAGGAACAAACGGTCATCGAGTAG
- the LOC125065873 gene encoding multiple inositol polyphosphate phosphatase 1-like isoform X1, whose amino-acid sequence MRLTLLGVLALATLACCQETCHSSDEDPYVLFGTKTAYTFANQGIPFNRAHDVPGCQPIAIWLLNRHGSHNPEADEIADLQKLSDLKNNIIANYRKGNFRDTNIRMCPSDVNLLERWEWNPRQNITFAGDLTSDGYISTQQLAQAWKQKFPGLLTDNLHDYVFKYVNDQRSSTTFRAFTEGLFRAREDTYDITKENDEKLLRPEKFCSSWINNVEENNDTLTQLRTFESKQEYKEMISNISLRLGFNYDIQKEIMKQMYQMCRYNKAWDVSQISPWCAAFSKDDLKRLEYAEDLETYYKYGYGTPMNQQLGCTGIKDMMDFFKTHVERAAPQQPRARVQLADAAQLLLALAAAGARRDAAPLTGDNYHSAVAQARKWSASAMAPFSGNFAAVLYKCTPNSNLQINDQYQVLFMENERPLNLEDCRVGLCNYTFVKNRFGLIADNCNLDFCNSATKASSIIGLSLILVFITKLL is encoded by the exons ATGCGCCTAACATTACTAGGCGTTCTGGCGCTCGCCACTCTGGCCTGTTGTCAAGAAACTTGCCACTCATCTGACGAGGATCCCTACGTGCTCTTCGGGACTAAAACTGCGTACACATTCGCGAACCAGGGCATCCCATTCAACAGAGCACACGATGTACCAG GTTGTCAGCCCATCGCGATTTGGTTGCTGAACCGGCACGGCTCCCACAACCCGGAGGCGGATGAAATCGCCGACCTTCAGAAACTTAGcgatttaaaaaacaacatcATCGCTAATTATAGAAAAGGAAACTTTAGAGATACAAAT ATTCGCATGTGCCCGTCAGACGTTAACCTGCTCGAGAGGTGGGAATGGAATCCTCGTCAGAACATCACTTTCGCCGGGGACCTCACCAGCGACGGCTACATTTCGACACAACAACTGGCCCAGGCTTGGAAACAAAAGTTCCCGGGACTGTTAACCGATAACCTCCATGATTACGTA TTCAAATACGTAAACGATCAACGGTCGAGCACAACGTTCCGTGCTTTCACTGAAGGATTATTCAGAGCCCGAGAAGACACGTATGACATTACAAAGGAAAATGACGAGAAACTGCTTCGC CCGGAAAAATTTTGCTCTTCATGGATTAATAACGTTGAAGAAAATAACGATACTTTGACACAATTACGAACTTTTGAGTCCAAACAAGAATACAAAGAG ATGATAAGCAACATCTCGTTACGTTTGGGCTTCAATTACGATATCCAGAAAGAAATAATGAAGCAAATGTATCAAATGTGTAGATACAATAAGGCGTGGGATGTATCGCAGATCTCACCTTGGTGTGCC GCATTCTCCAAAGATGACCTCAAGCGGCTAGAGTACGCAGAAGACTTGGAAACCTACTACAAATACGGCTACGGAACTCCGATGAATCAGCAACTCGGATGCACCGGCATCAAGGACATGATGGACTTCTTCAAAACACACGTGGAGCGAG CCGCGCCGCAGCAGCCGCGCGCGCGCGTGCAGCTGGCGGACGCGGCGCAGCTGCTGCTCGCGCTGGCGGCCGCGGGCGCGCGCCGCGACGCCGCGCCGCTCACGGGCGACAACTACCACTCGGCCGTGGCGCAGGCGCGCAAGTGGTCCGCCTCCGCCATGGCGCCCTTCAGCGGCAACTTCGCCGCCGTCCTGTACAA ATGCACACCGAACAGTAATTTACAAATCAACGACCAGTATCAGGTGCTGTTCATGGAAAACGAGAGACCGTTAAATTTGGAGGACTGCAGAGTCGGTCTCTGCAATTACACCTTCGTCAAAAACCGTTTCGGTCTCATCGCTGATAACTGTAATCTGGACTTCTGCAACTCGGCAACTAAAGCGAGCAGTATTATTGGATTAAGTTTAATCTTGGTATTCATtactaaattactttaa
- the LOC125065873 gene encoding multiple inositol polyphosphate phosphatase 1-like isoform X2, with amino-acid sequence MRLTLLGVLALATLACCQETCHSSDEDPYVLFGTKTAYTFANQGIPFNRAHDVPGCQPIAIWLLNRHGSHNPEADEIADLQKLSDLKNNIIANYRKGNFRDTNIRMCPSDVNLLERWEWNPRQNITFAGDLTSDGYISTQQLAQAWKQKFPGLLTDNLHDYVFKYVNDQRSSTTFRAFTEGLFRAREDTYDITKENDEKLLRPEKFCSSWINNVEENNDTLTQLRTFESKQEYKEMISNISLRLGFNYDIQKEIMKQMYQMCRYNKAWDVSQISPWCAAFSKDDLKRLEYAEDLETYYKYGYGTPMNQQLGCTGIKDMMDFFKTHVERAAPQQPRARVQLADAAQLLLALAAAGARRDAAPLTGDNYHSAVAQARKWSASAMAPFSGNFAAVLYKYVARKYDSICVITVRRKRLFIQKCSISDAHRTVIYKSTTSIRCCSWKTRDR; translated from the exons ATGCGCCTAACATTACTAGGCGTTCTGGCGCTCGCCACTCTGGCCTGTTGTCAAGAAACTTGCCACTCATCTGACGAGGATCCCTACGTGCTCTTCGGGACTAAAACTGCGTACACATTCGCGAACCAGGGCATCCCATTCAACAGAGCACACGATGTACCAG GTTGTCAGCCCATCGCGATTTGGTTGCTGAACCGGCACGGCTCCCACAACCCGGAGGCGGATGAAATCGCCGACCTTCAGAAACTTAGcgatttaaaaaacaacatcATCGCTAATTATAGAAAAGGAAACTTTAGAGATACAAAT ATTCGCATGTGCCCGTCAGACGTTAACCTGCTCGAGAGGTGGGAATGGAATCCTCGTCAGAACATCACTTTCGCCGGGGACCTCACCAGCGACGGCTACATTTCGACACAACAACTGGCCCAGGCTTGGAAACAAAAGTTCCCGGGACTGTTAACCGATAACCTCCATGATTACGTA TTCAAATACGTAAACGATCAACGGTCGAGCACAACGTTCCGTGCTTTCACTGAAGGATTATTCAGAGCCCGAGAAGACACGTATGACATTACAAAGGAAAATGACGAGAAACTGCTTCGC CCGGAAAAATTTTGCTCTTCATGGATTAATAACGTTGAAGAAAATAACGATACTTTGACACAATTACGAACTTTTGAGTCCAAACAAGAATACAAAGAG ATGATAAGCAACATCTCGTTACGTTTGGGCTTCAATTACGATATCCAGAAAGAAATAATGAAGCAAATGTATCAAATGTGTAGATACAATAAGGCGTGGGATGTATCGCAGATCTCACCTTGGTGTGCC GCATTCTCCAAAGATGACCTCAAGCGGCTAGAGTACGCAGAAGACTTGGAAACCTACTACAAATACGGCTACGGAACTCCGATGAATCAGCAACTCGGATGCACCGGCATCAAGGACATGATGGACTTCTTCAAAACACACGTGGAGCGAG CCGCGCCGCAGCAGCCGCGCGCGCGCGTGCAGCTGGCGGACGCGGCGCAGCTGCTGCTCGCGCTGGCGGCCGCGGGCGCGCGCCGCGACGCCGCGCCGCTCACGGGCGACAACTACCACTCGGCCGTGGCGCAGGCGCGCAAGTGGTCCGCCTCCGCCATGGCGCCCTTCAGCGGCAACTTCGCCGCCGTCCTGTACAAGTACGTAGCTCGC aaatatgacTCGATTTGCGTCATTACAGTACGTCGCAAACGACTATTCATACAGAAATGTTCGATTTCAGATGCACACCGAACAGTAATTTACAAATCAACGACCAGTATCAGGTGCTGTTCATGGAAAACGAGAGACCGTTAA